The Prinia subflava isolate CZ2003 ecotype Zambia chromosome 13, Cam_Psub_1.2, whole genome shotgun sequence genome contains a region encoding:
- the MTSS2 gene encoding protein MTSS 2 isoform X7, which produces METAEKECGALGGLFQAIINDMKSSYPIWEDFNSKATKLHSQLRTTVLAAVAFLDAFQKVADMATNTRGATRDIGSALTRMCMRHRSIEAKLRQFTNALMESLINPLQDRIEDWKKTANQLDKDHAKEYKRARHEIKKKSSDTLKLQKKARKGKGDLQPQLDNALQDVNDMYLLLEETEKQAVRKALIEERGRFCTFITFLQPVVNGELTMLGEITHLQGIIEDLVVLTAEPHKLPPASEQVIKDLKGSDYSWSYQTPPSSPSSSSSRKSSMCSVSSAKGGMAWPGGAQTCSPSSTYRYRSLAQPPAAATRLSSVSSHDSGFISQDAAYSKPPSPMPSDITSQQKSSSSASSEASETCQSVSECSSPTSDWSKASPYDQPVVPTLQRRKDRVEHLREAEMGSPAGGYPGVGAEDAPRPRMSPATIAAKHGEEVSPAASDLAMVLTRGLSLEHQKSSRDSLQYSSGYSTQTTTPSCSEDTIPSQGSDYDCYSVNGDVECDPQSDFDKSSTIPRNSNIAQNYRRMIQTKRPASTAGLPTGTNLPAGTTPGVATIRRTPSTKPSVRRTLSNAGPIPIRPPIVPVKTPTVPDSPGYAGPTRVGSEECVFYADDASPNPLDFAKASPKRLSLPNTAWGGGAMEISVYPGAGQHLSAEEEEDQQLAANRHSLVEKIGELVAGAHALGEGQFPFPTALVGSGPSEETPAPPPAASMDPPAEDMLVAIRRGVRLRRTVTNDRSAPRIS; this is translated from the exons ATGGAGACGGCGGAGAAGGAGTGCGGAGCCCTCGGCGGCCTCTTCCAAGCCATCATCAACGACATGAAG AGCTCCTACCCCATATGGGAGGATTTCAACTCGAAGGCCACCAAGCTGCACTCCCAGCTCAG GACCACGGTGCTGGCCGCAGTTGCCTTCCTGGATGCCTTCCAGAAAGTGGCCGACATGGCCACCAACACCCGAG GTGCCACAAGGGACATTGGCTCGGCGCTGACCCGGATGTGCATGCGGCACCGCAGCATCGAGGCCAAGCTCCGGCAGTTCACCAA cgCCCTCATGGAGAGCCTGATAAACCCTTTGCAGGACAGGATTGAGGACTGGAAGAAAACTGCCAACCAGCTGGACAAGGACCATGCGAAAG AGTACAAGCGAGCACGCCATGAGATCAAGAAAAAGTCCTCTGACACCCTCAAGCTCCAGAAAAAGGCTCGCAAAG GGAAGGGggacctgcagccccagctggacAATGCCCTGCAGGATGTCAATGACATGtacctgctgctggaggagacgGAGAAGCAGGCGGTCCGCAAAGCGCTCATCGAGGAGCGGGGCCGCTTCTGCACCTTCATCACCttcctgcagcccgtggtg AACGGGGAGCTCACCATGCTGGGCGAGATCACCCACCTGCAGGGCATCATCGAGGACCTGGTGGTGCTCACCGCTGAGCCCCACAAGTTGCCCCCCGCCAGTGAGCAG GTGATCAAGGACCTGAAGGGCTCTGACTACAGCTGGTCCTACCAGACGCCACCGTCCTcgcccagcagctccagctcccgcAAGTCCAGCATGTGCAG CGTTAGCAGTGCCAAGGGTGGCATGGCGTGGCCCGGCGGGGCTCAGACCTGCTCACCCAGTTCCACCTATCGCTACcgcagcctggcacagccccctgCCGCCGCCACCCGCCTCTCCAGCGTCTCCTCCCACGACTCCGGCTTCATCTCCCAGGACGCCGCTTACTCCAAACCGCCTTCCCCCATGCCCTCGGACATCACCAGCCAG CAGAAGTCCTCCAGCTCGGCGTCCTCAGAGGCATCCGAAACCTGCCAGTCAGTTAGCGAGTGCAGCTCCCCCACCTCG GACTGGTCCAAGGCCAGCCCCTATGACCAGCCAGTGGTCCCCACCCTGCAGCGGCGCAAGGACCGTGTGGAGCACCTGCGGGAGGCCGAGATGGGCTCTCCTGCTGGGGGGTACCCAGGCGTCGGTGCTGAGGATGCTCCCAGGCCCCGGATGTCACCGGCTACAATTGCCGCCAAG CATGGGGAGGAGGTGTCCCCTGCCGCCAGTGACCTGGCCATGGTCTTGACCCGTGGGCTGAGCTTGGAGCACCAGAAGAGCAGCCGGGACTCGCTGCAGTACTCCAGTGGCTACAGCACGCAGACCACCACCCCCTCCTGCTCTGAGGACACCATCCCTTCCCAAG gctCCGACTACGACTGCTACTCAGTGAACGGTGACGTGGAGTGTGACCCCCAGAGTGATTTCGACAAGTCCTCCACCATCCCACGCAACAGCAACATCGCCCAGAACTACCGGCGGATGATCCAGACCAAGCGTCCTGCCTCCACCGCTGGGCTGCCCACCGGCACCAACCTACCGGCCGGCACCACCCCGGGGGTGGCCACCATCCGCCGCACGCCCTCCACCAAGCCCTCGGTCCGCCGTACGCTCTCCAACGCTGGCCCCATCCCCATCCGACCCCCCATCGTCCCTGTGAAGACCCCCACGGTGCCCGACTCGCCCGGCTACGCTGGCCCCACGCGGGTGGGCAGTGAGGAGTGCGTCTTCTACGCCGACGATGCCTCTCCGAACCCCCTGGATTTTGCCAAAGCTTCGCCCAAGCGGCTGAGCCTTCCCAACACTGCCTGGGGTGGCGGTGCCATGGAGATCTCTGTCTACCCCGGGGCCGGCCAGCACCTCTCcgctgaggaagaggaggaccAACAGCTGGCTGCCAACCGGCACAGTTTGGTGGAGAAGATTGGGGAGCTGGTGGCCGGCGCCCACGCCCTGGGGGAAGGCCAGTTCCCCTTCCCCACCGCCCTCGTGGGCTCCGGCCCCAGCGAG
- the MTSS2 gene encoding protein MTSS 2 isoform X3, with translation METAEKECGALGGLFQAIINDMKSSYPIWEDFNSKATKLHSQLRTTVLAAVAFLDAFQKVADMATNTRGATRDIGSALTRMCMRHRSIEAKLRQFTNALMESLINPLQDRIEDWKKTANQLDKDHAKEYKRARHEIKKKSSDTLKLQKKARKELLGKGDLQPQLDNALQDVNDMYLLLEETEKQAVRKALIEERGRFCTFITFLQPVVNGELTMLGEITHLQGIIEDLVVLTAEPHKLPPASEQVIKDLKGSDYSWSYQTPPSSPSSSSSRKSSMCSVSSAKGGMAWPGGAQTCSPSSTYRYRSLAQPPAAATRLSSVSSHDSGFISQDAAYSKPPSPMPSDITSQQKSSSSASSEASETCQSVSECSSPTSDWSKASPYDQPVVPTLQRRKDRVEHLREAEMGSPAGGYPGVGAEDAPRPRMSPATIAAKHGEEVSPAASDLAMVLTRGLSLEHQKSSRDSLQYSSGYSTQTTTPSCSEDTIPSQGSDYDCYSVNGDVECDPQSDFDKSSTIPRNSNIAQNYRRMIQTKRPASTAGLPTGTNLPAGTTPGVATIRRTPSTKPSVRRTLSNAGPIPIRPPIVPVKTPTVPDSPGYAGPTRVGSEECVFYADDASPNPLDFAKASPKRLSLPNTAWGGGAMEISVYPGAGQHLSAEEEEDQQLAANRHSLVEKIGELVAGAHALGEGQFPFPTALVGSGPSEETPAPPPAASMDPPAEDMLVAIRRGVRLRRTVTNDRSAPRIS, from the exons ATGGAGACGGCGGAGAAGGAGTGCGGAGCCCTCGGCGGCCTCTTCCAAGCCATCATCAACGACATGAAG AGCTCCTACCCCATATGGGAGGATTTCAACTCGAAGGCCACCAAGCTGCACTCCCAGCTCAG GACCACGGTGCTGGCCGCAGTTGCCTTCCTGGATGCCTTCCAGAAAGTGGCCGACATGGCCACCAACACCCGAG GTGCCACAAGGGACATTGGCTCGGCGCTGACCCGGATGTGCATGCGGCACCGCAGCATCGAGGCCAAGCTCCGGCAGTTCACCAA cgCCCTCATGGAGAGCCTGATAAACCCTTTGCAGGACAGGATTGAGGACTGGAAGAAAACTGCCAACCAGCTGGACAAGGACCATGCGAAAG AGTACAAGCGAGCACGCCATGAGATCAAGAAAAAGTCCTCTGACACCCTCAAGCTCCAGAAAAAGGCTCGCAAAG AGCTACTTG GGAAGGGggacctgcagccccagctggacAATGCCCTGCAGGATGTCAATGACATGtacctgctgctggaggagacgGAGAAGCAGGCGGTCCGCAAAGCGCTCATCGAGGAGCGGGGCCGCTTCTGCACCTTCATCACCttcctgcagcccgtggtg AACGGGGAGCTCACCATGCTGGGCGAGATCACCCACCTGCAGGGCATCATCGAGGACCTGGTGGTGCTCACCGCTGAGCCCCACAAGTTGCCCCCCGCCAGTGAGCAG GTGATCAAGGACCTGAAGGGCTCTGACTACAGCTGGTCCTACCAGACGCCACCGTCCTcgcccagcagctccagctcccgcAAGTCCAGCATGTGCAG CGTTAGCAGTGCCAAGGGTGGCATGGCGTGGCCCGGCGGGGCTCAGACCTGCTCACCCAGTTCCACCTATCGCTACcgcagcctggcacagccccctgCCGCCGCCACCCGCCTCTCCAGCGTCTCCTCCCACGACTCCGGCTTCATCTCCCAGGACGCCGCTTACTCCAAACCGCCTTCCCCCATGCCCTCGGACATCACCAGCCAG CAGAAGTCCTCCAGCTCGGCGTCCTCAGAGGCATCCGAAACCTGCCAGTCAGTTAGCGAGTGCAGCTCCCCCACCTCG GACTGGTCCAAGGCCAGCCCCTATGACCAGCCAGTGGTCCCCACCCTGCAGCGGCGCAAGGACCGTGTGGAGCACCTGCGGGAGGCCGAGATGGGCTCTCCTGCTGGGGGGTACCCAGGCGTCGGTGCTGAGGATGCTCCCAGGCCCCGGATGTCACCGGCTACAATTGCCGCCAAG CATGGGGAGGAGGTGTCCCCTGCCGCCAGTGACCTGGCCATGGTCTTGACCCGTGGGCTGAGCTTGGAGCACCAGAAGAGCAGCCGGGACTCGCTGCAGTACTCCAGTGGCTACAGCACGCAGACCACCACCCCCTCCTGCTCTGAGGACACCATCCCTTCCCAAG gctCCGACTACGACTGCTACTCAGTGAACGGTGACGTGGAGTGTGACCCCCAGAGTGATTTCGACAAGTCCTCCACCATCCCACGCAACAGCAACATCGCCCAGAACTACCGGCGGATGATCCAGACCAAGCGTCCTGCCTCCACCGCTGGGCTGCCCACCGGCACCAACCTACCGGCCGGCACCACCCCGGGGGTGGCCACCATCCGCCGCACGCCCTCCACCAAGCCCTCGGTCCGCCGTACGCTCTCCAACGCTGGCCCCATCCCCATCCGACCCCCCATCGTCCCTGTGAAGACCCCCACGGTGCCCGACTCGCCCGGCTACGCTGGCCCCACGCGGGTGGGCAGTGAGGAGTGCGTCTTCTACGCCGACGATGCCTCTCCGAACCCCCTGGATTTTGCCAAAGCTTCGCCCAAGCGGCTGAGCCTTCCCAACACTGCCTGGGGTGGCGGTGCCATGGAGATCTCTGTCTACCCCGGGGCCGGCCAGCACCTCTCcgctgaggaagaggaggaccAACAGCTGGCTGCCAACCGGCACAGTTTGGTGGAGAAGATTGGGGAGCTGGTGGCCGGCGCCCACGCCCTGGGGGAAGGCCAGTTCCCCTTCCCCACCGCCCTCGTGGGCTCCGGCCCCAGCGAG
- the MTSS2 gene encoding protein MTSS 2 isoform X12, translating to METAEKECGALGGLFQAIINDMKSSYPIWEDFNSKATKLHSQLRTTVLAAVAFLDAFQKVADMATNTRGATRDIGSALTRMCMRHRSIEAKLRQFTNALMESLINPLQDRIEDWKKTANQLDKDHAKEYKRARHEIKKKSSDTLKLQKKARKGKGDLQPQLDNALQDVNDMYLLLEETEKQAVRKALIEERGRFCTFITFLQPVVNGELTMLGEITHLQGIIEDLVVLTAEPHKLPPASEQVIKDLKGSDYSWSYQTPPSSPSSSSSRKSSMCSVSSAKGGMAWPGGAQTCSPSSTYRYRSLAQPPAAATRLSSVSSHDSGFISQDAAYSKPPSPMPSDITSQDWSKASPYDQPVVPTLQRRKDRVEHLREAEMGSPAGGYPGVGAEDAPRPRMSPATIAAKHGEEVSPAASDLAMVLTRGLSLEHQKSSRDSLQYSSGYSTQTTTPSCSEDTIPSQGSDYDCYSVNGDVECDPQSDFDKSSTIPRNSNIAQNYRRMIQTKRPASTAGLPTGTNLPAGTTPGVATIRRTPSTKPSVRRTLSNAGPIPIRPPIVPVKTPTVPDSPGYAGPTRVGSEECVFYADDASPNPLDFAKASPKRLSLPNTAWGGGAMEISVYPGAGQHLSAEEEEDQQLAANRHSLVEKIGELVAGAHALGEGQFPFPTALVGSGPSEETPAPPPAASMDPPAEDMLVAIRRGVRLRRTVTNDRSAPRIS from the exons ATGGAGACGGCGGAGAAGGAGTGCGGAGCCCTCGGCGGCCTCTTCCAAGCCATCATCAACGACATGAAG AGCTCCTACCCCATATGGGAGGATTTCAACTCGAAGGCCACCAAGCTGCACTCCCAGCTCAG GACCACGGTGCTGGCCGCAGTTGCCTTCCTGGATGCCTTCCAGAAAGTGGCCGACATGGCCACCAACACCCGAG GTGCCACAAGGGACATTGGCTCGGCGCTGACCCGGATGTGCATGCGGCACCGCAGCATCGAGGCCAAGCTCCGGCAGTTCACCAA cgCCCTCATGGAGAGCCTGATAAACCCTTTGCAGGACAGGATTGAGGACTGGAAGAAAACTGCCAACCAGCTGGACAAGGACCATGCGAAAG AGTACAAGCGAGCACGCCATGAGATCAAGAAAAAGTCCTCTGACACCCTCAAGCTCCAGAAAAAGGCTCGCAAAG GGAAGGGggacctgcagccccagctggacAATGCCCTGCAGGATGTCAATGACATGtacctgctgctggaggagacgGAGAAGCAGGCGGTCCGCAAAGCGCTCATCGAGGAGCGGGGCCGCTTCTGCACCTTCATCACCttcctgcagcccgtggtg AACGGGGAGCTCACCATGCTGGGCGAGATCACCCACCTGCAGGGCATCATCGAGGACCTGGTGGTGCTCACCGCTGAGCCCCACAAGTTGCCCCCCGCCAGTGAGCAG GTGATCAAGGACCTGAAGGGCTCTGACTACAGCTGGTCCTACCAGACGCCACCGTCCTcgcccagcagctccagctcccgcAAGTCCAGCATGTGCAG CGTTAGCAGTGCCAAGGGTGGCATGGCGTGGCCCGGCGGGGCTCAGACCTGCTCACCCAGTTCCACCTATCGCTACcgcagcctggcacagccccctgCCGCCGCCACCCGCCTCTCCAGCGTCTCCTCCCACGACTCCGGCTTCATCTCCCAGGACGCCGCTTACTCCAAACCGCCTTCCCCCATGCCCTCGGACATCACCAGCCAG GACTGGTCCAAGGCCAGCCCCTATGACCAGCCAGTGGTCCCCACCCTGCAGCGGCGCAAGGACCGTGTGGAGCACCTGCGGGAGGCCGAGATGGGCTCTCCTGCTGGGGGGTACCCAGGCGTCGGTGCTGAGGATGCTCCCAGGCCCCGGATGTCACCGGCTACAATTGCCGCCAAG CATGGGGAGGAGGTGTCCCCTGCCGCCAGTGACCTGGCCATGGTCTTGACCCGTGGGCTGAGCTTGGAGCACCAGAAGAGCAGCCGGGACTCGCTGCAGTACTCCAGTGGCTACAGCACGCAGACCACCACCCCCTCCTGCTCTGAGGACACCATCCCTTCCCAAG gctCCGACTACGACTGCTACTCAGTGAACGGTGACGTGGAGTGTGACCCCCAGAGTGATTTCGACAAGTCCTCCACCATCCCACGCAACAGCAACATCGCCCAGAACTACCGGCGGATGATCCAGACCAAGCGTCCTGCCTCCACCGCTGGGCTGCCCACCGGCACCAACCTACCGGCCGGCACCACCCCGGGGGTGGCCACCATCCGCCGCACGCCCTCCACCAAGCCCTCGGTCCGCCGTACGCTCTCCAACGCTGGCCCCATCCCCATCCGACCCCCCATCGTCCCTGTGAAGACCCCCACGGTGCCCGACTCGCCCGGCTACGCTGGCCCCACGCGGGTGGGCAGTGAGGAGTGCGTCTTCTACGCCGACGATGCCTCTCCGAACCCCCTGGATTTTGCCAAAGCTTCGCCCAAGCGGCTGAGCCTTCCCAACACTGCCTGGGGTGGCGGTGCCATGGAGATCTCTGTCTACCCCGGGGCCGGCCAGCACCTCTCcgctgaggaagaggaggaccAACAGCTGGCTGCCAACCGGCACAGTTTGGTGGAGAAGATTGGGGAGCTGGTGGCCGGCGCCCACGCCCTGGGGGAAGGCCAGTTCCCCTTCCCCACCGCCCTCGTGGGCTCCGGCCCCAGCGAG
- the MTSS2 gene encoding protein MTSS 2 isoform X13 → METAEKECGALGGLFQAIINDMKSSYPIWEDFNSKATKLHSQLRTTVLAAVAFLDAFQKVADMATNTRGATRDIGSALTRMCMRHRSIEAKLRQFTNALMESLINPLQDRIEDWKKTANQLDKDHAKEYKRARHEIKKKSSDTLKLQKKARKGKGDLQPQLDNALQDVNDMYLLLEETEKQAVRKALIEERGRFCTFITFLQPVVNGELTMLGEITHLQGIIEDLVVLTAEPHKLPPASEQVIKDLKGSDYSWSYQTPPSSPSSSSSRKSSMCSLAQPPAAATRLSSVSSHDSGFISQDAAYSKPPSPMPSDITSQKSSSSASSEASETCQSVSECSSPTSDWSKASPYDQPVVPTLQRRKDRVEHLREAEMGSPAGGYPGVGAEDAPRPRMSPATIAAKHGEEVSPAASDLAMVLTRGLSLEHQKSSRDSLQYSSGYSTQTTTPSCSEDTIPSQGSDYDCYSVNGDVECDPQSDFDKSSTIPRNSNIAQNYRRMIQTKRPASTAGLPTGTNLPAGTTPGVATIRRTPSTKPSVRRTLSNAGPIPIRPPIVPVKTPTVPDSPGYAGPTRVGSEECVFYADDASPNPLDFAKASPKRLSLPNTAWGGGAMEISVYPGAGQHLSAEEEEDQQLAANRHSLVEKIGELVAGAHALGEGQFPFPTALVGSGPSEETPAPPPAASMDPPAEDMLVAIRRGVRLRRTVTNDRSAPRIS, encoded by the exons ATGGAGACGGCGGAGAAGGAGTGCGGAGCCCTCGGCGGCCTCTTCCAAGCCATCATCAACGACATGAAG AGCTCCTACCCCATATGGGAGGATTTCAACTCGAAGGCCACCAAGCTGCACTCCCAGCTCAG GACCACGGTGCTGGCCGCAGTTGCCTTCCTGGATGCCTTCCAGAAAGTGGCCGACATGGCCACCAACACCCGAG GTGCCACAAGGGACATTGGCTCGGCGCTGACCCGGATGTGCATGCGGCACCGCAGCATCGAGGCCAAGCTCCGGCAGTTCACCAA cgCCCTCATGGAGAGCCTGATAAACCCTTTGCAGGACAGGATTGAGGACTGGAAGAAAACTGCCAACCAGCTGGACAAGGACCATGCGAAAG AGTACAAGCGAGCACGCCATGAGATCAAGAAAAAGTCCTCTGACACCCTCAAGCTCCAGAAAAAGGCTCGCAAAG GGAAGGGggacctgcagccccagctggacAATGCCCTGCAGGATGTCAATGACATGtacctgctgctggaggagacgGAGAAGCAGGCGGTCCGCAAAGCGCTCATCGAGGAGCGGGGCCGCTTCTGCACCTTCATCACCttcctgcagcccgtggtg AACGGGGAGCTCACCATGCTGGGCGAGATCACCCACCTGCAGGGCATCATCGAGGACCTGGTGGTGCTCACCGCTGAGCCCCACAAGTTGCCCCCCGCCAGTGAGCAG GTGATCAAGGACCTGAAGGGCTCTGACTACAGCTGGTCCTACCAGACGCCACCGTCCTcgcccagcagctccagctcccgcAAGTCCAGCATGTGCAG cctggcacagccccctgCCGCCGCCACCCGCCTCTCCAGCGTCTCCTCCCACGACTCCGGCTTCATCTCCCAGGACGCCGCTTACTCCAAACCGCCTTCCCCCATGCCCTCGGACATCACCAGCCAG AAGTCCTCCAGCTCGGCGTCCTCAGAGGCATCCGAAACCTGCCAGTCAGTTAGCGAGTGCAGCTCCCCCACCTCG GACTGGTCCAAGGCCAGCCCCTATGACCAGCCAGTGGTCCCCACCCTGCAGCGGCGCAAGGACCGTGTGGAGCACCTGCGGGAGGCCGAGATGGGCTCTCCTGCTGGGGGGTACCCAGGCGTCGGTGCTGAGGATGCTCCCAGGCCCCGGATGTCACCGGCTACAATTGCCGCCAAG CATGGGGAGGAGGTGTCCCCTGCCGCCAGTGACCTGGCCATGGTCTTGACCCGTGGGCTGAGCTTGGAGCACCAGAAGAGCAGCCGGGACTCGCTGCAGTACTCCAGTGGCTACAGCACGCAGACCACCACCCCCTCCTGCTCTGAGGACACCATCCCTTCCCAAG gctCCGACTACGACTGCTACTCAGTGAACGGTGACGTGGAGTGTGACCCCCAGAGTGATTTCGACAAGTCCTCCACCATCCCACGCAACAGCAACATCGCCCAGAACTACCGGCGGATGATCCAGACCAAGCGTCCTGCCTCCACCGCTGGGCTGCCCACCGGCACCAACCTACCGGCCGGCACCACCCCGGGGGTGGCCACCATCCGCCGCACGCCCTCCACCAAGCCCTCGGTCCGCCGTACGCTCTCCAACGCTGGCCCCATCCCCATCCGACCCCCCATCGTCCCTGTGAAGACCCCCACGGTGCCCGACTCGCCCGGCTACGCTGGCCCCACGCGGGTGGGCAGTGAGGAGTGCGTCTTCTACGCCGACGATGCCTCTCCGAACCCCCTGGATTTTGCCAAAGCTTCGCCCAAGCGGCTGAGCCTTCCCAACACTGCCTGGGGTGGCGGTGCCATGGAGATCTCTGTCTACCCCGGGGCCGGCCAGCACCTCTCcgctgaggaagaggaggaccAACAGCTGGCTGCCAACCGGCACAGTTTGGTGGAGAAGATTGGGGAGCTGGTGGCCGGCGCCCACGCCCTGGGGGAAGGCCAGTTCCCCTTCCCCACCGCCCTCGTGGGCTCCGGCCCCAGCGAG
- the MTSS2 gene encoding protein MTSS 2 isoform X5, which produces METAEKECGALGGLFQAIINDMKSSYPIWEDFNSKATKLHSQLRTTVLAAVAFLDAFQKVADMATNTRGATRDIGSALTRMCMRHRSIEAKLRQFTNALMESLINPLQDRIEDWKKTANQLDKDHAKEYKRARHEIKKKSSDTLKLQKKARKGKGDLQPQLDNALQDVNDMYLLLEETEKQAVRKALIEERGRFCTFITFLQPVVNGELTMLGEITHLQGIIEDLVVLTAEPHKLPPASEQVIKDLKGSDYSWSYQTPPSSPSSSSSRKSSMCSSVSSAKGGMAWPGGAQTCSPSSTYRYRSLAQPPAAATRLSSVSSHDSGFISQDAAYSKPPSPMPSDITSQQKSSSSASSEASETCQSVSECSSPTSDWSKASPYDQPVVPTLQRRKDRVEHLREAEMGSPAGGYPGVGAEDAPRPRMSPATIAAKHGEEVSPAASDLAMVLTRGLSLEHQKSSRDSLQYSSGYSTQTTTPSCSEDTIPSQGSDYDCYSVNGDVECDPQSDFDKSSTIPRNSNIAQNYRRMIQTKRPASTAGLPTGTNLPAGTTPGVATIRRTPSTKPSVRRTLSNAGPIPIRPPIVPVKTPTVPDSPGYAGPTRVGSEECVFYADDASPNPLDFAKASPKRLSLPNTAWGGGAMEISVYPGAGQHLSAEEEEDQQLAANRHSLVEKIGELVAGAHALGEGQFPFPTALVGSGPSEETPAPPPAASMDPPAEDMLVAIRRGVRLRRTVTNDRSAPRIS; this is translated from the exons ATGGAGACGGCGGAGAAGGAGTGCGGAGCCCTCGGCGGCCTCTTCCAAGCCATCATCAACGACATGAAG AGCTCCTACCCCATATGGGAGGATTTCAACTCGAAGGCCACCAAGCTGCACTCCCAGCTCAG GACCACGGTGCTGGCCGCAGTTGCCTTCCTGGATGCCTTCCAGAAAGTGGCCGACATGGCCACCAACACCCGAG GTGCCACAAGGGACATTGGCTCGGCGCTGACCCGGATGTGCATGCGGCACCGCAGCATCGAGGCCAAGCTCCGGCAGTTCACCAA cgCCCTCATGGAGAGCCTGATAAACCCTTTGCAGGACAGGATTGAGGACTGGAAGAAAACTGCCAACCAGCTGGACAAGGACCATGCGAAAG AGTACAAGCGAGCACGCCATGAGATCAAGAAAAAGTCCTCTGACACCCTCAAGCTCCAGAAAAAGGCTCGCAAAG GGAAGGGggacctgcagccccagctggacAATGCCCTGCAGGATGTCAATGACATGtacctgctgctggaggagacgGAGAAGCAGGCGGTCCGCAAAGCGCTCATCGAGGAGCGGGGCCGCTTCTGCACCTTCATCACCttcctgcagcccgtggtg AACGGGGAGCTCACCATGCTGGGCGAGATCACCCACCTGCAGGGCATCATCGAGGACCTGGTGGTGCTCACCGCTGAGCCCCACAAGTTGCCCCCCGCCAGTGAGCAG GTGATCAAGGACCTGAAGGGCTCTGACTACAGCTGGTCCTACCAGACGCCACCGTCCTcgcccagcagctccagctcccgcAAGTCCAGCATGTGCAG CAGCGTTAGCAGTGCCAAGGGTGGCATGGCGTGGCCCGGCGGGGCTCAGACCTGCTCACCCAGTTCCACCTATCGCTACcgcagcctggcacagccccctgCCGCCGCCACCCGCCTCTCCAGCGTCTCCTCCCACGACTCCGGCTTCATCTCCCAGGACGCCGCTTACTCCAAACCGCCTTCCCCCATGCCCTCGGACATCACCAGCCAG CAGAAGTCCTCCAGCTCGGCGTCCTCAGAGGCATCCGAAACCTGCCAGTCAGTTAGCGAGTGCAGCTCCCCCACCTCG GACTGGTCCAAGGCCAGCCCCTATGACCAGCCAGTGGTCCCCACCCTGCAGCGGCGCAAGGACCGTGTGGAGCACCTGCGGGAGGCCGAGATGGGCTCTCCTGCTGGGGGGTACCCAGGCGTCGGTGCTGAGGATGCTCCCAGGCCCCGGATGTCACCGGCTACAATTGCCGCCAAG CATGGGGAGGAGGTGTCCCCTGCCGCCAGTGACCTGGCCATGGTCTTGACCCGTGGGCTGAGCTTGGAGCACCAGAAGAGCAGCCGGGACTCGCTGCAGTACTCCAGTGGCTACAGCACGCAGACCACCACCCCCTCCTGCTCTGAGGACACCATCCCTTCCCAAG gctCCGACTACGACTGCTACTCAGTGAACGGTGACGTGGAGTGTGACCCCCAGAGTGATTTCGACAAGTCCTCCACCATCCCACGCAACAGCAACATCGCCCAGAACTACCGGCGGATGATCCAGACCAAGCGTCCTGCCTCCACCGCTGGGCTGCCCACCGGCACCAACCTACCGGCCGGCACCACCCCGGGGGTGGCCACCATCCGCCGCACGCCCTCCACCAAGCCCTCGGTCCGCCGTACGCTCTCCAACGCTGGCCCCATCCCCATCCGACCCCCCATCGTCCCTGTGAAGACCCCCACGGTGCCCGACTCGCCCGGCTACGCTGGCCCCACGCGGGTGGGCAGTGAGGAGTGCGTCTTCTACGCCGACGATGCCTCTCCGAACCCCCTGGATTTTGCCAAAGCTTCGCCCAAGCGGCTGAGCCTTCCCAACACTGCCTGGGGTGGCGGTGCCATGGAGATCTCTGTCTACCCCGGGGCCGGCCAGCACCTCTCcgctgaggaagaggaggaccAACAGCTGGCTGCCAACCGGCACAGTTTGGTGGAGAAGATTGGGGAGCTGGTGGCCGGCGCCCACGCCCTGGGGGAAGGCCAGTTCCCCTTCCCCACCGCCCTCGTGGGCTCCGGCCCCAGCGAG